From Rudanella lutea DSM 19387, a single genomic window includes:
- the ilvA gene encoding threonine ammonia-lyase, translating into MIDSNNQPLPDLDNIYLAADRLRGVATHTPLQENLNLSDRYGANIFLKREDLQVVRSYKIRGAYNKMAALPNESLAKGVVCASAGNHAQGVAYACRKMGVKGIIFMPTTTPNQKVKQVKLFGKAFVDVELIGDTYDDAYAAANQYVQTHDSTFVHPFDDVLVMEGQGTVGLEIFKDANFKIDYVLMAIGGGGLAAGVSTVFRQLSPKTRLIGVEPLGSPSMKVSLEQGHVVALDHIDKFVDGAAVKRVGDITFQICRQNLDRVVLVPEGKVCTTILQLYNEEAIVAEPAGALSIAALDLVKDEIRGKNVVCLVGGGNNDITRTEEIKERSLLYEGLKHYFIIRFPQRAGAFRDFLNVLGPSDDITRFEYAKKTNREMGPAVVGIELKHRDDFEPLLQRMQAQNIVFEYLNDQPDLFQFLI; encoded by the coding sequence GTGATCGATTCCAATAATCAACCGCTCCCTGATCTGGACAATATTTACCTCGCGGCCGACCGGCTCCGGGGCGTGGCTACCCATACGCCGTTGCAGGAAAACCTGAACCTGTCGGACCGGTACGGGGCCAATATCTTTCTCAAGCGCGAAGACCTTCAGGTGGTTCGGTCGTACAAAATCCGGGGTGCGTACAACAAGATGGCGGCCCTCCCCAACGAGTCGCTGGCCAAGGGGGTGGTGTGCGCCAGTGCGGGCAACCACGCGCAGGGCGTAGCGTATGCGTGCCGCAAAATGGGTGTCAAAGGCATTATTTTCATGCCTACCACTACGCCCAACCAGAAGGTAAAGCAGGTGAAGCTGTTCGGGAAGGCATTTGTAGATGTGGAGCTGATTGGCGATACCTACGACGATGCCTACGCGGCCGCTAACCAGTACGTGCAAACCCACGACAGTACGTTTGTGCACCCGTTCGACGATGTGCTCGTGATGGAGGGACAAGGCACCGTAGGGCTCGAAATCTTCAAAGACGCCAACTTCAAAATCGATTACGTCCTCATGGCTATCGGCGGGGGCGGGTTGGCGGCCGGCGTGTCGACGGTGTTTCGGCAGTTGAGCCCCAAAACCAGGCTCATCGGTGTGGAGCCGCTGGGGTCGCCTTCTATGAAAGTCTCACTGGAACAGGGCCATGTCGTCGCCCTCGACCATATCGACAAGTTTGTCGACGGGGCGGCCGTGAAACGCGTGGGCGATATTACGTTCCAAATCTGCCGCCAGAATCTCGACCGGGTGGTGCTGGTGCCCGAGGGCAAAGTGTGCACGACCATTCTGCAACTTTACAACGAAGAGGCTATTGTGGCCGAGCCAGCCGGGGCGCTGTCTATTGCCGCGCTCGATTTGGTGAAAGACGAAATCCGGGGCAAAAACGTGGTGTGTCTGGTGGGGGGCGGCAACAACGACATCACCCGCACCGAAGAAATTAAGGAACGGTCACTCCTATACGAAGGGCTCAAACACTACTTCATTATCCGGTTTCCGCAGCGGGCTGGGGCCTTCCGCGATTTTCTGAATGTGCTTGGCCCCTCCGACGATATTACCCGGTTCGAGTATGCCAAAAAGACCAATCGCGAAATGGGGCCGGCCGTAGTGGGTATCGAACTGAAACACCGCGACGATTTTGAGCCATTGCTCCAGCGGATGCAGGCGCAGAACATCGTGTTTGAATACCTCAATGACCAACCGGATTTGTTCCAGTTTTTGATTTAA
- a CDS encoding GxxExxY protein, whose translation MDDGTRSIFFDRIYFFDRIYRMGRILSCEKVSTGLQDGQDFFVHQELLLDSYRFISFYMIHKELTELVIGAAFTVHNTLGPGFLEKVYENALVVELQQLGLFVEAQVPIPVTYKGVPVGDFVADLFVESCLLIELKAVEQIHPKHEAQLVNYLTATGIDIGLLINFGSSVSVKRKYRVRSST comes from the coding sequence ATGGATGACGGAACGCGAAGCATATTTTTCGACAGGATTTACTTTTTTGACAGGATTTACAGGATGGGCAGGATTTTGTCTTGTGAGAAGGTTTCGACAGGATTACAGGATGGACAGGATTTTTTTGTACACCAGGAGTTACTTTTGGACTCTTATCGCTTTATTTCATTCTATATGATTCATAAAGAACTTACTGAATTGGTTATAGGGGCTGCTTTCACTGTTCATAATACATTGGGTCCGGGCTTTTTGGAAAAAGTGTATGAAAACGCGTTGGTGGTCGAATTGCAACAACTCGGACTGTTCGTAGAAGCCCAAGTGCCTATTCCGGTTACATATAAGGGCGTTCCTGTGGGCGATTTTGTGGCTGACCTGTTTGTTGAATCCTGCCTTCTGATTGAGTTGAAAGCCGTGGAGCAGATTCACCCAAAACACGAAGCCCAGCTTGTGAACTACCTCACCGCAACGGGTATTGACATCGGACTACTAATTAATTTCGGGTCAAGTGTAAGCGTAAAACGCAAATACCGCGTCCGTTCATCCACATAG
- a CDS encoding response regulator transcription factor produces MLRVPSSIQPSQFETLRIRRPDATEMTFVAYRSDVYPERNEVFFEEHAVIVVLEGEKKFSSPTQELHVHKGQILFFQRGCYSMNESIDTNYKSLVFFVNEKLLKEFVSQHLPVFQSSFASSSERPLPGEAILSLASSPAFTTFIQSLLPYFGADTPYLNELLRLKYQELLIHLLELDTTGQLRGILLDIYQGQKTDLDYLMNAYLLKPLSMSELARLSGRSLSTFKRDFESHFHTSPGQWMRQKRLEHAHFLLRNTTKNVSEVSMEIGYESVSHFIKAYKQQYGATPKRVG; encoded by the coding sequence ATGCTTCGCGTTCCGTCATCCATTCAGCCGAGTCAGTTTGAGACCTTACGTATCCGGCGGCCCGATGCCACCGAGATGACGTTTGTGGCGTACCGGAGCGACGTGTACCCCGAACGGAACGAAGTCTTTTTTGAAGAGCATGCCGTGATTGTGGTGCTGGAGGGCGAAAAAAAATTCAGCTCGCCCACGCAGGAGCTACACGTGCACAAAGGGCAGATTCTGTTTTTTCAGCGCGGCTGCTACTCCATGAACGAATCCATCGACACCAACTACAAAAGCCTGGTGTTTTTCGTCAACGAGAAGCTACTCAAGGAGTTTGTGAGTCAGCACCTCCCGGTATTTCAGTCGTCGTTTGCCTCCTCGTCGGAGCGCCCCTTGCCGGGCGAGGCTATTTTATCATTGGCTTCTTCACCGGCGTTTACCACGTTTATTCAGTCGCTGTTGCCGTATTTTGGGGCCGATACGCCGTACCTGAACGAGTTGCTGCGGCTCAAATACCAGGAATTGCTGATTCATCTGCTCGAACTCGACACTACCGGCCAACTGCGTGGTATCTTGCTCGATATTTACCAGGGCCAGAAAACCGACCTCGATTACCTAATGAATGCGTACCTGCTCAAGCCGTTGTCGATGAGTGAACTGGCCCGGTTGTCGGGGCGGAGCCTGTCGACGTTCAAGCGTGATTTCGAAAGCCATTTTCACACATCGCCGGGGCAATGGATGCGCCAGAAACGGCTCGAACACGCGCATTTTCTCCTGCGCAACACAACCAAAAACGTGTCGGAGGTCAGTATGGAGATCGGGTACGAAAGCGTGTCGCACTTTATCAAAGCCTACAAGCAACAGTACGGAGCCACGCCCAAGCGGGTAGGGTAA
- a CDS encoding Crp/Fnr family transcriptional regulator has product MQTELLDFVSKFGLLTPAEAAEIARQIPVRVVRKGSYLLREGEVAQACYFVLKGCVRQYRLLDGMEKTTAFFTEEQAVVDFNSYANQVPSRFYMVCTEDCLLIEGSPNQEQAMYNQFPKLVAITRDMMEQNLGQMQDEFATFTTLSPEERYRHLQEHRPGLLQRVPQHQIASYLGVTPESLSRIRKRLLTKA; this is encoded by the coding sequence ATGCAAACAGAACTGCTGGACTTTGTGTCAAAGTTTGGCCTACTCACCCCGGCCGAAGCGGCCGAAATCGCCCGGCAAATACCCGTGCGCGTGGTCAGAAAAGGGAGCTATCTGCTGCGCGAAGGCGAGGTGGCCCAGGCGTGTTACTTTGTGCTGAAAGGCTGTGTACGGCAGTACCGGTTGCTGGACGGTATGGAAAAAACCACCGCGTTCTTCACCGAAGAGCAGGCCGTTGTCGATTTCAACAGCTACGCCAACCAGGTACCGTCGAGGTTCTACATGGTTTGTACCGAAGACTGCCTGCTGATTGAGGGGAGCCCGAATCAGGAGCAGGCCATGTACAACCAGTTTCCGAAGTTGGTAGCCATCACGCGGGATATGATGGAACAAAACCTCGGGCAGATGCAGGACGAGTTTGCCACCTTTACGACCCTCTCGCCCGAAGAACGGTACAGGCATCTGCAAGAGCATCGGCCGGGTCTGTTACAACGCGTACCTCAGCATCAAATCGCGAGTTATCTGGGGGTTACGCCCGAGTCGCTGAGCCGAATCCGCAAACGGTTATTGACTAAAGCGTAG
- a CDS encoding DUF4386 domain-containing protein has product MKRWGLRFLPNINARARRLTQLCNQFSLLPPTIMLRITPRSLALLAGWSIVLMALLAGFAHGYVFSSLFVPGNAPVTVHQLRLSETLFRAGILAFWVVLLCDVVVSGALYLFLKPVHQRLALWSSGLRLVYTAMLGAALMHLTAIVPLLHAQTPTAEVPGEPILRLFGQFSLGWSAGLIVFGAHLLALGVLVYRARFVPPVWGWLLGLAGICYLSTNVANLLWDDYPTHKATVEGILSLPMIVGELGFGIWLLVRGGKPKPTQA; this is encoded by the coding sequence ATGAAACGTTGGGGGTTGCGTTTCTTACCCAACATCAATGCACGGGCCCGGCGGCTGACCCAACTTTGCAACCAGTTTTCGTTGTTACCCCCAACCATTATGCTCCGTATCACGCCCCGTTCCTTAGCTTTATTGGCCGGATGGTCTATTGTGTTGATGGCCCTTCTGGCCGGATTTGCCCACGGCTACGTATTCAGTAGCCTGTTTGTACCAGGCAACGCGCCCGTTACCGTTCATCAGCTACGCCTGTCCGAAACACTTTTCCGGGCCGGCATTCTCGCTTTCTGGGTCGTTTTGCTTTGCGATGTTGTGGTGTCGGGCGCGCTGTACCTCTTTCTTAAACCCGTCCACCAGCGGCTTGCGTTATGGAGTAGCGGCTTGCGGCTGGTGTACACGGCCATGCTCGGAGCCGCGCTCATGCACCTGACCGCCATTGTACCCCTTCTCCATGCCCAAACGCCGACGGCCGAGGTACCGGGCGAGCCGATACTGCGTCTATTCGGGCAGTTTAGCCTAGGTTGGTCGGCCGGGCTGATTGTGTTCGGGGCGCACCTGTTGGCATTGGGGGTGCTGGTTTACCGGGCTCGGTTTGTGCCCCCGGTTTGGGGTTGGTTGCTGGGGCTGGCGGGAATCTGCTACCTCAGCACGAACGTGGCGAATCTGCTTTGGGATGATTACCCTACCCACAAGGCAACCGTCGAAGGTATTCTGAGCCTGCCCATGATTGTGGGCGAACTGGGCTTTGGGATCTGGCTGCTGGTACGAGGAGGCAAACCGAAGCCAACGCAGGCATAG